A window of Drosophila subobscura isolate 14011-0131.10 chromosome E, UCBerk_Dsub_1.0, whole genome shotgun sequence contains these coding sequences:
- the LOC117892493 gene encoding uncharacterized protein LOC117892493 isoform X5 → MSMNKEEIFAEVTTEVRALIISGGKPPVPLDDVLRDYKDVVGEPLPFRRLGYQSAQAMLEDTKNFNFQNYGGTVYITAKYSEKSDHIVCMVRNQKSSKPKSKARSRPPPPPQPQPRSFKAAPASYHQQRSQQLNNSNQYQQHLQQRKQLELQQQQQQQQQKNQLQQQQQQQQQQQRNQLQLRKQLELQQQQRQRNHLQLLQQQQQQQQQRNQLQEKEQQIQELQEALNYYHKQREEQQRQLAEIREQDERKLREQEEFIRKLQLDQELLRRKAEAKERLENSALKIVPLRPSNEQLLQHKEKDIPSKEVLHVKPDMNGHSNGHGRAMAGKPPQRPILGNGAPHRGGGPVAAFDAGKNRGLQQRTSVNDRLKKQQQQPVQPAVTPAATAPTNPMPVPAPMTPPATPEAPTPKPDHRAVRKSTKSQNTNKFVFKSDAALDPIAALKAYCAFKELEEPKYRTFNSRPNLICSVSVGAFVYSSYPQEFADELTARKATAWIAIQKIQESESRQPLTICTLTDHEFIDGLYRELRQYPNGILGHKLEEWYERTFNHHLPSHWHDLVVESSKIRMETTISSLILLANDPESPRRAAPQRHEIPELRLPWLSESEHSLERHHDWSLYITHCDSTKQIWARLIDQISSLEELTVHLNRHVAVRTPITDPHEQDMYLVEVAEGWSRVRVLSVDAKQRTCRCHFVDFGDVASFEFEDLVACPPRFLVLPAQAICLGMYALEKFEGHPHAQAVLLKQLAGQRVVARILTTEKQFSELGGCAQGVWKDEMRSACLVGTLYDTSTADDIHLNDLVANEISLNTPAPILSPDQKSNPVLISHINEGGDLTVLLRNEDLRFVERSIATTVADIGEQHRVTLSDLLRDRLVFVCDESVEGLKQWYRGMLTAKPKNADEETFDVYYVDDGRLRKTHISNIYRLEANNLALAGYPPLALRVRLHDVPDIVGDMLGRLRGLMPPRSEAILKVMEGAGSDQLPMVNVYVRGQDANAMYMCVNSAIQMEFEMQSPQSTH, encoded by the exons TGCGGAATCAGAAGAGCTCCAAACCTAAATCCAAAGCACGCTCaaggccaccgccaccgccacagccacagccacgctCTTTCAAAGCCGCTCCAGCCAGCTATCATCAACAGAGGTCCCAGCAGCTGAATAACAGTAACCAATATCAGCAGCATCTTCAGCAAAGGAAACAATTAgagctccaacagcagcagcagcagcaacagcaaaagaatcagctccaacagcagcagcaacagcagcagcaacagcaaaggaaTCAGCTTCAGCTAAGGAAACAATtagagctccagcagcagcagcggcaaaggaATCACCTGCAACtcctacagcaacagcagcaacagcaacagcaaaggaaTCAACTTCAAGAAAAGGAACAGCAGAttcaggagctgcaggaggcgTTAAATTACTATCACaagcagagagaggagcagcaacggcagctggCAGAGATCAGGGAGCAGGACGAGAGGAAACTCAGGGAGCAGGAAGAGTTCATAAGGAAGCTGCAGCTAGATCAAGAGCTGCTCAGACGCAAGGCCGAAGCCAAAGAAAGGCTGGAGAACTCTGCGCTGAAAATCGTGCCTTTAAGACCAAGcaacgagcagctgctgcagcacaagGAAAAGGATATCCCTTCGAAAGAAGTCCTGCACGTTAAACCCGACATGAATGGCCATAGCAATGGTCATGGCAGGGCCATGGCGGGAAAGCCACCGCAACGGCCCATACTGGGCAACGGTGCGCCACATCGTGGCGGTGGACCAGTGGCTGCCTTTGATGCGGGCAAAAATCGGGGACTGCAACAGCGAACCTCTGTGAACGATAGACTgaagaaacaacagcagcagccggtgCAGCCAGCGGTAACtcctgcagccacagcaccaaCCAATCCAATGCCTGTTCCAGCGCCAATGACTCCGCCTGCTACGCCAGAAGCTCCCACGCCAAAGCCCGATCACAGAGCCGTGCGCAAGTCTACCAAATCGCagaatacaaacaaatttgtgttCAAATCGGATGCGGCACTAGACCCGATCGCCGCGCTGAAGGCTTACTGCGCATTCAAAGAGTTGGAGGAGCCCAAATATCGCACGTTCAACAGTCGGCCGAATCTGATCTGCTCGGTGAGTGTGGGCGCCTTTGTCTACAGCAGCTACCCCCAGGAGTTTGCTGACGAATTGACAGCCCGCAAGGCGACGGCGTGGATTGCCATTCAAAAGATTCAGGAGTCAGAGTCACGACAGCCGCTCACCATTTGCACGCTGACGGATCACGAGTTCATTGACGGCCTGTACCGGGAGCTGCGGCAGTATCCCAATGGCATATTGGGCCACAAGCTGGAGGAGTGGTATGAGCGAACGTTCAACCATCATCTGCCCAGCCACTGGCACGATCTGGTTGTGGAATCGAGCAAGATTCGCATGGAGACAACCATCTCGTCGCTCATTCTGCTGGCCAACGATCCTGAATCTCCGCGAAGAGCAGCGCCCCAGCGGCACGAAATACCCGAGCTTCGGCTGCCGTGGCTGAGCGAGTCGGAGCACAGCTTGGAGCGCCATCACGACTGGAGCTTGTACATCACGCACTGCGACTCCACGAAGCAGATCTGGGCTCGCCTCATCGATCAGATATCCAGCCTGGAGGAGCTGACGGTGCACCTGAACAGGCATGTGGCGGTGCGCACACCGATAACGGATCCCCACGAGCAGGACATGTATCTGGTGGAGGTCGCCGAGGGCTGGAGTCGCGTGCGCGTGCTCTCCGTGGACGCCAAGCAGCGcacctgccgctgccactttGTGGACTTCGGGGACGTTGCCTCGTTTGAGTTTGAAGATCTTGTTGCCTGTCCGCCGAGGTTCCTGGTGCTGCCCGCCCAAGCCATCTGCCTGGGCATGTACGCGCTGGAGAAGTTCGAGGGTCATCCGCACGCTCAGGCTGTGCTGCTTAAGCAGCTCGCTGGCCAGCGGGTCGTCGCTCGCATCCTCACCACCGAGAAGCAATTCAGCGAACTGGGCGGCTGTGCCCAAGGCGTCTGGAAGGATGAAATGCGCAGCGCCTGCCTGGTGGGCACACTGTACGACACCTCCACGGCGGATGACATACACCTCAACGATCTGGTGGCCAATGAAATCAGCCTGAACACACCAGCGCCCATACTGAGTCCGGACCAGAAGTCCAACCCAGTGCTCATCTCTCACATCAACGAGGGCGGCGATCTCACGGTGCTGCTGCGCAACGAGGATCTGCGGTTTGTGGAGCGCAGCATTGCCACCACAGTGGCTGACATCGGGGAGCAGCATCGCGTGACGCTGTCGGATCTGCTGCGCGATCGACTCGTGTTTGTCTGCGACGAGTCGGTGGAGGGCCTGAAGCAGTGGTATCGCGGCATGCTCACCGCCAAGCCAAAGAACGCCGATGAGGAGACCTTCGATGTTTACTACGTGGACGATGGACGCCTGCGCAAGACGCACATTTCGAACATCTATCGACTGGAGGCCAACAATCTGGCGCTGGCTGGGTACCCGCCGCTGGCGCTGCGCGTGCGCCTGCACGACGTGCCCGATATTGTCGGGGATATGCTGGGACGCCTGCGTGGACTAATGCCGCCACGCAGCGAGGCTATA CTCAAGGTGATGGAGGGAGCAGGCAGTGACCAGCTGCCCATGGTGAATGTTTATGTGCGCGGCCAGGATGCCAATGCCATGTACATGTGCGTGAACAGCGCCATACAAATGGAGTTTGAAATGCAAAG cccacAATCCACCCACTAA
- the LOC117892493 gene encoding uncharacterized protein LOC117892493 isoform X4, producing the protein MSMNKEEIFAEVTTEVRALIISGGKPPVPLDDVLRDYKDVVGEPLPFRRLGYQSAQAMLEDTKNFNFQNYGGTVYITAKYSEKSDHIVCMVRNQKSSKPKSKARSRPPPPPQPQPRSFKAAPASYHQQRSQQLNNSNQYQQHLQQRKQLELQQQQQQQQQKNQLQQQQQQQQQQQRNQLQLRKQLELQQQQRQRNHLQLLQQQQQQQQQRNQLQEKEQQIQELQEALNYYHKQREEQQRQLAEIREQDERKLREQEEFIRKLQLDQELLRRKAEAKERLENSALKIVPLRPSNEQLLQHKEKDIPSKEVLHVKPDMNGHSNGHGRAMAGKPPQRPILGNGAPHRGGGPVAAFDAGKNRGLQQRTSVNDRLKKQQQQPVQPAVTPAATAPTNPMPVPAPMTPPATPEAPTPKPDHRAVRKSTKSQNTNKFVFKSDAALDPIAALKAYCAFKELEEPKYRTFNSRPNLICSVSVGAFVYSSYPQEFADELTARKATAWIAIQKIQESESRQPLTICTLTDHEFIDGLYRELRQYPNGILGHKLEEWYERTFNHHLPSHWHDLVVESSKIRMETTISSLILLANDPESPRRAAPQRHEIPELRLPWLSESEHSLERHHDWSLYITHCDSTKQIWARLIDQISSLEELTVHLNRHVAVRTPITDPHEQDMYLVEVAEGWSRVRVLSVDAKQRTCRCHFVDFGDVASFEFEDLVACPPRFLVLPAQAICLGMYALEKFEGHPHAQAVLLKQLAGQRVVARILTTEKQFSELGGCAQGVWKDEMRSACLVGTLYDTSTADDIHLNDLVANEISLNTPAPILSPDQKSNPVLISHINEGGDLTVLLRNEDLRFVERSIATTVADIGEQHRVTLSDLLRDRLVFVCDESVEGLKQWYRGMLTAKPKNADEETFDVYYVDDGRLRKTHISNIYRLEANNLALAGYPPLALRVRLHDVPDIVGDMLGRLRGLMPPRSEAILKVMEGAGSDQLPMVNVYVRGQDANAMYMCVNSAIQMEFEMQSAFDKLEMK; encoded by the exons TGCGGAATCAGAAGAGCTCCAAACCTAAATCCAAAGCACGCTCaaggccaccgccaccgccacagccacagccacgctCTTTCAAAGCCGCTCCAGCCAGCTATCATCAACAGAGGTCCCAGCAGCTGAATAACAGTAACCAATATCAGCAGCATCTTCAGCAAAGGAAACAATTAgagctccaacagcagcagcagcagcaacagcaaaagaatcagctccaacagcagcagcaacagcagcagcaacagcaaaggaaTCAGCTTCAGCTAAGGAAACAATtagagctccagcagcagcagcggcaaaggaATCACCTGCAACtcctacagcaacagcagcaacagcaacagcaaaggaaTCAACTTCAAGAAAAGGAACAGCAGAttcaggagctgcaggaggcgTTAAATTACTATCACaagcagagagaggagcagcaacggcagctggCAGAGATCAGGGAGCAGGACGAGAGGAAACTCAGGGAGCAGGAAGAGTTCATAAGGAAGCTGCAGCTAGATCAAGAGCTGCTCAGACGCAAGGCCGAAGCCAAAGAAAGGCTGGAGAACTCTGCGCTGAAAATCGTGCCTTTAAGACCAAGcaacgagcagctgctgcagcacaagGAAAAGGATATCCCTTCGAAAGAAGTCCTGCACGTTAAACCCGACATGAATGGCCATAGCAATGGTCATGGCAGGGCCATGGCGGGAAAGCCACCGCAACGGCCCATACTGGGCAACGGTGCGCCACATCGTGGCGGTGGACCAGTGGCTGCCTTTGATGCGGGCAAAAATCGGGGACTGCAACAGCGAACCTCTGTGAACGATAGACTgaagaaacaacagcagcagccggtgCAGCCAGCGGTAACtcctgcagccacagcaccaaCCAATCCAATGCCTGTTCCAGCGCCAATGACTCCGCCTGCTACGCCAGAAGCTCCCACGCCAAAGCCCGATCACAGAGCCGTGCGCAAGTCTACCAAATCGCagaatacaaacaaatttgtgttCAAATCGGATGCGGCACTAGACCCGATCGCCGCGCTGAAGGCTTACTGCGCATTCAAAGAGTTGGAGGAGCCCAAATATCGCACGTTCAACAGTCGGCCGAATCTGATCTGCTCGGTGAGTGTGGGCGCCTTTGTCTACAGCAGCTACCCCCAGGAGTTTGCTGACGAATTGACAGCCCGCAAGGCGACGGCGTGGATTGCCATTCAAAAGATTCAGGAGTCAGAGTCACGACAGCCGCTCACCATTTGCACGCTGACGGATCACGAGTTCATTGACGGCCTGTACCGGGAGCTGCGGCAGTATCCCAATGGCATATTGGGCCACAAGCTGGAGGAGTGGTATGAGCGAACGTTCAACCATCATCTGCCCAGCCACTGGCACGATCTGGTTGTGGAATCGAGCAAGATTCGCATGGAGACAACCATCTCGTCGCTCATTCTGCTGGCCAACGATCCTGAATCTCCGCGAAGAGCAGCGCCCCAGCGGCACGAAATACCCGAGCTTCGGCTGCCGTGGCTGAGCGAGTCGGAGCACAGCTTGGAGCGCCATCACGACTGGAGCTTGTACATCACGCACTGCGACTCCACGAAGCAGATCTGGGCTCGCCTCATCGATCAGATATCCAGCCTGGAGGAGCTGACGGTGCACCTGAACAGGCATGTGGCGGTGCGCACACCGATAACGGATCCCCACGAGCAGGACATGTATCTGGTGGAGGTCGCCGAGGGCTGGAGTCGCGTGCGCGTGCTCTCCGTGGACGCCAAGCAGCGcacctgccgctgccactttGTGGACTTCGGGGACGTTGCCTCGTTTGAGTTTGAAGATCTTGTTGCCTGTCCGCCGAGGTTCCTGGTGCTGCCCGCCCAAGCCATCTGCCTGGGCATGTACGCGCTGGAGAAGTTCGAGGGTCATCCGCACGCTCAGGCTGTGCTGCTTAAGCAGCTCGCTGGCCAGCGGGTCGTCGCTCGCATCCTCACCACCGAGAAGCAATTCAGCGAACTGGGCGGCTGTGCCCAAGGCGTCTGGAAGGATGAAATGCGCAGCGCCTGCCTGGTGGGCACACTGTACGACACCTCCACGGCGGATGACATACACCTCAACGATCTGGTGGCCAATGAAATCAGCCTGAACACACCAGCGCCCATACTGAGTCCGGACCAGAAGTCCAACCCAGTGCTCATCTCTCACATCAACGAGGGCGGCGATCTCACGGTGCTGCTGCGCAACGAGGATCTGCGGTTTGTGGAGCGCAGCATTGCCACCACAGTGGCTGACATCGGGGAGCAGCATCGCGTGACGCTGTCGGATCTGCTGCGCGATCGACTCGTGTTTGTCTGCGACGAGTCGGTGGAGGGCCTGAAGCAGTGGTATCGCGGCATGCTCACCGCCAAGCCAAAGAACGCCGATGAGGAGACCTTCGATGTTTACTACGTGGACGATGGACGCCTGCGCAAGACGCACATTTCGAACATCTATCGACTGGAGGCCAACAATCTGGCGCTGGCTGGGTACCCGCCGCTGGCGCTGCGCGTGCGCCTGCACGACGTGCCCGATATTGTCGGGGATATGCTGGGACGCCTGCGTGGACTAATGCCGCCACGCAGCGAGGCTATA CTCAAGGTGATGGAGGGAGCAGGCAGTGACCAGCTGCCCATGGTGAATGTTTATGTGCGCGGCCAGGATGCCAATGCCATGTACATGTGCGTGAACAGCGCCATACAAATGGAGTTTGAAATGCAAAG TGCTTTCGATAAactggaaatgaaatga
- the LOC117892493 gene encoding uncharacterized protein LOC117892493 isoform X6 produces the protein MSMNKEEIFAEVTTEVRALIISGGKPPVPLDDVLRDYKDVVGEPLPFRRLGYQSAQAMLEDTKNFNFQNYGGTVYITAKYSEKSDHIVCMVRNQKSSKPKSKARSRPPPPPQPQPRSFKAAPASYHQQRSQQLNNSNQYQQHLQQRKQLELQQQQQQQQQKNQLQQQQQQQQQQQRNQLQLRKQLELQQQQRQRNHLQLLQQQQQQQQQRNQLQEKEQQIQELQEALNYYHKQREEQQRQLAEIREQDERKLREQEEFIRKLQLDQELLRRKAEAKERLENSALKIVPLRPSNEQLLQHKEKDIPSKEVLHVKPDMNGHSNGHGRAMAGKPPQRPILGNGAPHRGGGPVAAFDAGKNRGLQQRTSVNDRLKKQQQQPVQPAVTPAATAPTNPMPVPAPMTPPATPEAPTPKPDHRAVRKSTKSQNTNKFVFKSDAALDPIAALKAYCAFKELEEPKYRTFNSRPNLICSVSVGAFVYSSYPQEFADELTARKATAWIAIQKIQESESRQPLTICTLTDHEFIDGLYRELRQYPNGILGHKLEEWYERTFNHHLPSHWHDLVVESSKIRMETTISSLILLANDPESPRRAAPQRHEIPELRLPWLSESEHSLERHHDWSLYITHCDSTKQIWARLIDQISSLEELTVHLNRHVAVRTPITDPHEQDMYLVEVAEGWSRVRVLSVDAKQRTCRCHFVDFGDVASFEFEDLVACPPRFLVLPAQAICLGMYALEKFEGHPHAQAVLLKQLAGQRVVARILTTEKQFSELGGCAQGVWKDEMRSACLVGTLYDTSTADDIHLNDLVANEISLNTPAPILSPDQKSNPVLISHINEGGDLTVLLRNEDLRFVERSIATTVADIGEQHRVTLSDLLRDRLVFVCDESVEGLKQWYRGMLTAKPKNADEETFDVYYVDDGRLRKTHISNIYRLEANNLALAGYPPLALRVRLHDVPDIVGDMLGRLRGLMPPRSEAILKVMEGAGSDQLPMVNVYVRGQDANAMYMCVNSAIQMEFEMQSCPNN, from the exons TGCGGAATCAGAAGAGCTCCAAACCTAAATCCAAAGCACGCTCaaggccaccgccaccgccacagccacagccacgctCTTTCAAAGCCGCTCCAGCCAGCTATCATCAACAGAGGTCCCAGCAGCTGAATAACAGTAACCAATATCAGCAGCATCTTCAGCAAAGGAAACAATTAgagctccaacagcagcagcagcagcaacagcaaaagaatcagctccaacagcagcagcaacagcagcagcaacagcaaaggaaTCAGCTTCAGCTAAGGAAACAATtagagctccagcagcagcagcggcaaaggaATCACCTGCAACtcctacagcaacagcagcaacagcaacagcaaaggaaTCAACTTCAAGAAAAGGAACAGCAGAttcaggagctgcaggaggcgTTAAATTACTATCACaagcagagagaggagcagcaacggcagctggCAGAGATCAGGGAGCAGGACGAGAGGAAACTCAGGGAGCAGGAAGAGTTCATAAGGAAGCTGCAGCTAGATCAAGAGCTGCTCAGACGCAAGGCCGAAGCCAAAGAAAGGCTGGAGAACTCTGCGCTGAAAATCGTGCCTTTAAGACCAAGcaacgagcagctgctgcagcacaagGAAAAGGATATCCCTTCGAAAGAAGTCCTGCACGTTAAACCCGACATGAATGGCCATAGCAATGGTCATGGCAGGGCCATGGCGGGAAAGCCACCGCAACGGCCCATACTGGGCAACGGTGCGCCACATCGTGGCGGTGGACCAGTGGCTGCCTTTGATGCGGGCAAAAATCGGGGACTGCAACAGCGAACCTCTGTGAACGATAGACTgaagaaacaacagcagcagccggtgCAGCCAGCGGTAACtcctgcagccacagcaccaaCCAATCCAATGCCTGTTCCAGCGCCAATGACTCCGCCTGCTACGCCAGAAGCTCCCACGCCAAAGCCCGATCACAGAGCCGTGCGCAAGTCTACCAAATCGCagaatacaaacaaatttgtgttCAAATCGGATGCGGCACTAGACCCGATCGCCGCGCTGAAGGCTTACTGCGCATTCAAAGAGTTGGAGGAGCCCAAATATCGCACGTTCAACAGTCGGCCGAATCTGATCTGCTCGGTGAGTGTGGGCGCCTTTGTCTACAGCAGCTACCCCCAGGAGTTTGCTGACGAATTGACAGCCCGCAAGGCGACGGCGTGGATTGCCATTCAAAAGATTCAGGAGTCAGAGTCACGACAGCCGCTCACCATTTGCACGCTGACGGATCACGAGTTCATTGACGGCCTGTACCGGGAGCTGCGGCAGTATCCCAATGGCATATTGGGCCACAAGCTGGAGGAGTGGTATGAGCGAACGTTCAACCATCATCTGCCCAGCCACTGGCACGATCTGGTTGTGGAATCGAGCAAGATTCGCATGGAGACAACCATCTCGTCGCTCATTCTGCTGGCCAACGATCCTGAATCTCCGCGAAGAGCAGCGCCCCAGCGGCACGAAATACCCGAGCTTCGGCTGCCGTGGCTGAGCGAGTCGGAGCACAGCTTGGAGCGCCATCACGACTGGAGCTTGTACATCACGCACTGCGACTCCACGAAGCAGATCTGGGCTCGCCTCATCGATCAGATATCCAGCCTGGAGGAGCTGACGGTGCACCTGAACAGGCATGTGGCGGTGCGCACACCGATAACGGATCCCCACGAGCAGGACATGTATCTGGTGGAGGTCGCCGAGGGCTGGAGTCGCGTGCGCGTGCTCTCCGTGGACGCCAAGCAGCGcacctgccgctgccactttGTGGACTTCGGGGACGTTGCCTCGTTTGAGTTTGAAGATCTTGTTGCCTGTCCGCCGAGGTTCCTGGTGCTGCCCGCCCAAGCCATCTGCCTGGGCATGTACGCGCTGGAGAAGTTCGAGGGTCATCCGCACGCTCAGGCTGTGCTGCTTAAGCAGCTCGCTGGCCAGCGGGTCGTCGCTCGCATCCTCACCACCGAGAAGCAATTCAGCGAACTGGGCGGCTGTGCCCAAGGCGTCTGGAAGGATGAAATGCGCAGCGCCTGCCTGGTGGGCACACTGTACGACACCTCCACGGCGGATGACATACACCTCAACGATCTGGTGGCCAATGAAATCAGCCTGAACACACCAGCGCCCATACTGAGTCCGGACCAGAAGTCCAACCCAGTGCTCATCTCTCACATCAACGAGGGCGGCGATCTCACGGTGCTGCTGCGCAACGAGGATCTGCGGTTTGTGGAGCGCAGCATTGCCACCACAGTGGCTGACATCGGGGAGCAGCATCGCGTGACGCTGTCGGATCTGCTGCGCGATCGACTCGTGTTTGTCTGCGACGAGTCGGTGGAGGGCCTGAAGCAGTGGTATCGCGGCATGCTCACCGCCAAGCCAAAGAACGCCGATGAGGAGACCTTCGATGTTTACTACGTGGACGATGGACGCCTGCGCAAGACGCACATTTCGAACATCTATCGACTGGAGGCCAACAATCTGGCGCTGGCTGGGTACCCGCCGCTGGCGCTGCGCGTGCGCCTGCACGACGTGCCCGATATTGTCGGGGATATGCTGGGACGCCTGCGTGGACTAATGCCGCCACGCAGCGAGGCTATA CTCAAGGTGATGGAGGGAGCAGGCAGTGACCAGCTGCCCATGGTGAATGTTTATGTGCGCGGCCAGGATGCCAATGCCATGTACATGTGCGTGAACAGCGCCATACAAATGGAGTTTGAAATGCAAAG CTGCCCTAACAACTAA